In one window of Helianthus annuus cultivar XRQ/B chromosome 17, HanXRQr2.0-SUNRISE, whole genome shotgun sequence DNA:
- the LOC118489214 gene encoding uncharacterized protein LOC118489214, which translates to MNVFADVPVKVSVAGPWKSIYSIRQPLLEANIDLGAAFSDVVGNGSNICFWLDCWFESVPFFIRFPDLFKEEVVKECLVEDRLQLNSAGPHFNWVWIRPDLGPVAAVQLQQLQLLTGCWVGSGKKDCWKWNYDNNGIFTVAGIKGILSSANRTVPNNVFLWSNWVPKKVGLVAWRAEMERLPTRRALANRNIPVPNQMYVLCSDYVESCEHVFVSCHYAQMLWQNLAMWCGLPPIIAFGINDLLTLQDSASGSRRKRKVVHAIILVTFWSIWKMRNETVFKQGVPNVTRTLDEIKSMAYLWVKSRSKVVDLTWKNWSRFNLDALH; encoded by the coding sequence ACGTACCAGTTAAAGTTTCGGTTGCAGGGCCATGGAAAAGCATTTACAGCATTCGGCAGCCATTACTTGAGGCCAATATTGACCTTGGGGCTGCTTTCTCAGATGTGGTGGGTAACGGATCTAACATATGTTTTTGGTTGGACTGTTGGTTCGAGTCGGTACCTTTTTTCATTAGATTCCCGGATTTATTCAAAGAGGAAGTGGTCAAAGAATGCTTGGTTGAGGATCGGTTACAGTTGAACAGCGCTGGGCCTCATTTTAATTGGGTCTGGATTCGGCCAGACCTTGGACCGGTGGCTGCAGTTCAGCTGCAACAGTTGCAGCTCTTGACCGGCTGTTGGGTTGGATCTGGGAAGAAGGACTGTTGGAAATGGAACTATGATAACAATGGCATCTTCACAGTAGCCGGCATTAAAGGGATTCTCAGCTCCGCAAACCGAACGGTTCCAAATAATGTTTTTCTTTGGAGTAATTGGGTCCCGAAGAAAGTCGGCTTGGTGGCTTGGAGGGCAGAGATGGAGAGACTTCCGACTAGGCGAGCACTGGCAAACCGGAACATTCCGGTACCCAACCAAATGTACGTGTTATGCAGCGATTACGTGGAGTCATGTGAACACGTTTTTGTCTCGTGTCATTACGCACAAATGTTATGGCAAAACTTGGCGATGTGGTGCGGGTTACCTCCTATCATTGCGTTTGGGATTAATGATCTGCTTACACTACAAGATTCAGCTTCGGGCTCGAGGAGGAAGCGGAAAGTGGTTCATGCTATTATATTGGTGACTTTTTGGAGTATTTGGAAGATGCGGAACGAAACTGTTTTTAAACAAGGTGTACCAAATGTTACGAGAACTCTTGATGAAATTAAATCAATGGCGTACTTATGGGTTAAAAGTCGATCAAAAGTGGTGGATCTAACATGGAAAAATTGGAGTCGGTTTAATTTGGATGCTTTGCATTGA
- the LOC110925515 gene encoding tetraspanin-10 has protein sequence MTTTGTSTFVIRWVNFFSMLVAVVVIGYGVWMSSHHDGCHKSLTLPVMGLGSIIFLISVIGFLGALKNNSILLWMYLIMLCLVLMGILVFTVLVFIVTNNASGHDVAGLRYKEYQLQDYGSWFIKKLNNTRNWKHLQSCFVKTEVCNSLPKRYRTLKQYKLAELSPIEAGCCRPPSECGYPAVNASYYDLSFHPVSSNKDCKLYKNSKLIKCYNCDSCKAGVAQHIKTEWRVVAIFNVILFVILSMVYFVGCCARRNAARMHSKV, from the exons CTAGTAGCTGTGGTGGTCATAGGATATGGGGTGTGGATGAGCAGTCATCACGACGGATGTCACAAGTCCCTCACGCTGCCGGTTATGGGCCTTGGCTCGATAATCTTTCTAAT ATCAGTCATCGGGTTTCTCGGGGCACTAAAGAACAACTCTATACTGTTATGGATG TATTTGATCATGCTATGCTTGGTTTTGATGGGGATTCTTGTATTTACAGTCTTGGT GTTTATTGTAACAAATAATGCTTCTGGCCACGATGTTGCAGGTTTGAG ATACAAGGAGTATCAGCTCCAGGATTATGGCTCTTGGTTTATAAAAAAA TTAAACAACACCCGTAACTGGAAACACCTTCAAAGTTGTTTTGTGAAAACCGAGGTTTGCAATAGCCTGCCAAAAAGATACAGA ActctcaaacaatacaaattGGCAGAATTAAGTCCCATTGAAGCTGGTTGTTGCAGACCACCCTCTGA GTGTGGTTATCCTGCTGTTAATGCATCTTACTATGATTTGAGCTTTCATCCAGTGAGCTCTAACAAGGACTGCAAACTTTACAAGAACTCGAAATTGATCAAGTGCTATAACTGTGATTCGTGCAA AGCTGGAGTGGCACAACACATAAAAACCGAATGGCGTGTGGTTGCTATCTTTAACGTGATTTTGTTTGTGATCTTG TCGATGGTCTATTTCGTGGGATGCTGTGCAAGACGAAATGCTGCCAGGATGCACTCAAAAGTTTGA